One stretch of Riemerella columbina DNA includes these proteins:
- a CDS encoding GSCFA domain-containing protein, whose amino-acid sequence MKLRTEVNIVATTAQRIKVEHQVFSIGSCFASEMSQRLSDGQLRTLHNPFGTIFNPYSIHQAMQRITANHHYTASDLIFENGRYLSLDHHTSFDHQDETLVLENINQNIQSAHHFLKEAQWVIITYGTSFIYEYLPTRQPVANCHKIPQQRFSKRLLSDAEIQNAMAETIACIQNIAPEDVQILFSISPVRHTKEGMIENQWSKAKLINQLHQVIAELPHAHYLPIYEIMVDDLRDYRFYKADMIHPTPQAVDYIFEQFMAAYAAPETRDFIKENFKILNGLQHRPLLQDEAYTRFLDQLKQKMAQQQAKVSFPIFKEERK is encoded by the coding sequence ATGAAACTCAGAACGGAAGTGAACATCGTGGCGACCACGGCACAGCGCATTAAGGTAGAGCATCAAGTGTTTTCTATCGGCTCTTGTTTTGCTTCCGAGATGAGCCAACGGCTTTCTGATGGGCAATTGCGGACTTTGCACAACCCCTTCGGCACTATTTTTAATCCGTATTCTATCCACCAAGCGATGCAACGGATTACCGCCAACCACCACTACACCGCCTCTGATTTGATTTTTGAAAATGGGCGCTACCTCTCGTTAGACCATCACACCAGTTTTGACCACCAAGATGAAACTTTGGTTTTAGAGAACATCAACCAGAATATCCAGTCGGCACATCATTTTCTTAAAGAGGCACAGTGGGTCATCATCACTTATGGCACCAGTTTTATTTATGAATACCTCCCCACGCGCCAGCCTGTAGCCAACTGTCATAAAATCCCCCAACAACGGTTTTCTAAACGCCTCCTCTCCGATGCAGAAATCCAAAACGCTATGGCAGAAACCATCGCTTGTATCCAAAACATTGCGCCAGAGGATGTTCAGATTTTATTCAGTATTTCGCCAGTGCGACACACCAAAGAAGGCATGATAGAAAACCAATGGAGCAAAGCGAAACTCATCAACCAACTCCACCAAGTGATTGCCGAGCTGCCCCACGCCCACTACCTCCCCATTTATGAAATTATGGTAGATGATCTAAGGGATTACCGTTTCTACAAGGCGGATATGATCCACCCCACGCCACAAGCTGTGGATTATATCTTTGAGCAATTTATGGCGGCTTATGCAGCACCAGAAACCCGCGATTTCATCAAAGAGAATTTTAAAATTTTGAATGGACTACAGCACCGCCCTCTTCTGCAAGATGAGGCTTACACTCGGTTTTTAGACCAACTAAAACAAAAAATGGCTCAACAGCAAGCCAAAGTCTCTTTTCCTATTTTTAAAGAAGAAAGGAAGTAA
- a CDS encoding HmuY family protein: MKKILFGVCAAMVLYSCSSDRDEPIVENPAATVQVKEVKNLKVHSAYSDGDAKNFTLYSLKENKQVDDKELATAKWDIGFNGTTIIVNSYTRNKDAKGAAALIEKAYEEVKEAPEDAQMKIDELVNGNYVLAIPTGSGKGWYNYDFSTHTITPIKAKTIVIKTAEGKYAKLKIASYYKDAPEQPTNPKDLGYYTFTYAYQTNGSKVFSK, encoded by the coding sequence ATGAAAAAAATCCTATTCGGCGTATGTGCAGCTATGGTGCTGTATTCATGCTCAAGCGACAGAGACGAGCCTATTGTAGAAAATCCAGCGGCTACGGTACAAGTCAAAGAAGTGAAAAACCTTAAAGTCCACAGTGCTTATAGCGATGGCGATGCCAAAAACTTTACGCTCTACAGCCTGAAAGAGAACAAACAAGTAGATGATAAAGAACTTGCCACTGCCAAATGGGATATCGGTTTTAACGGCACTACCATTATCGTGAATAGTTATACCAGAAATAAAGATGCCAAAGGTGCTGCAGCGCTTATTGAAAAAGCCTATGAGGAAGTAAAAGAAGCGCCAGAAGATGCTCAAATGAAGATAGACGAGTTGGTAAATGGCAATTATGTTCTCGCTATCCCTACAGGGTCTGGCAAAGGTTGGTACAATTATGATTTTTCTACCCATACCATTACGCCTATCAAAGCGAAAACCATCGTTATTAAAACGGCAGAGGGTAAGTATGCAAAATTGAAAATTGCCAGCTATTATAAAGATGCACCAGAGCAACCAACCAACCCTAAAGATTTAGGCTACTATACCTTTACCTATGCCTACCAAACCAACGGCAGCAAGGTTTTTAGTAAATAA
- a CDS encoding TonB-dependent receptor plug domain-containing protein, which produces MKKPNATIAVVFLLPSLVWGQFKKDTIKEIEPVVISGNTFEQKASEVPIPIRIIDKKQIQQSGSRRLSQVLLEQTGLVITHNHGTGVQIQGMGAEYALILVNGMPLLGRMAGTLDLSRITVNDIQRIEVIKGPSSSLYGSDALAGVINIITQEPKTTQGSLSIKGETNTTLDISGNLSWVKNRLSAEFSANRYSSEGYGFQDDEYAKTVNPFETYTYATKWTYTFNPKWKMQVYGRWYNEKIDTKSRYQGEKITGTSNTVDYNIAPTLTWQPSEKVTSVLRLYHTGFQNNSELRFLSDQSLFDDTFYREHYHKAENFTELKWMPQLQTTFGAGVIWQDIAATRYDDTKHATQYYALAQASIKPMERWTVLAGFRWDSNSIFGSQFNPKLSTDFKFSKTITLRTSVGRGFKAPDFRQLYLNFTNSLVGYSVLGTQEVQTMMAKMQQQGLISQVLISPEHIADLKAESSWAWNFGGDVKPIKNLKINLNIFRNQIKNLINTAAIARKTNGQNVFSYRNLDRVFTQGIEAELSWQIAPYLNFSGGYQYLEAKDETVLEKIKNGTISSGENDAGVLIKLKPHHYFGIIGRSKHTFNAKIFYQDQNGWLANVRTIYRGRYGFADLDGNGIINNKKETAPGYVLMNTSVGKTWQRRYTVQVGVDNVLNYRDAYYNPEFYGRLWWLNFKIDL; this is translated from the coding sequence ATGAAGAAGCCTAATGCTACCATAGCCGTTGTATTTTTGTTGCCCTCTTTGGTTTGGGGGCAGTTTAAAAAAGATACGATTAAAGAGATAGAGCCTGTTGTGATCTCGGGCAATACCTTTGAGCAAAAGGCTTCCGAAGTGCCCATTCCGATTCGGATTATCGACAAAAAACAAATCCAACAATCAGGGAGCAGGCGGCTGAGCCAAGTGCTTTTGGAGCAAACAGGCTTGGTGATTACGCATAATCACGGCACAGGCGTTCAAATCCAAGGGATGGGCGCCGAGTATGCCCTAATTTTAGTGAACGGAATGCCGCTTTTGGGCAGAATGGCAGGGACTTTAGACCTATCCCGAATTACCGTGAATGACATCCAACGCATTGAGGTGATTAAAGGTCCGAGTTCCTCGCTGTATGGCTCTGATGCTTTGGCTGGCGTGATCAACATTATTACCCAAGAGCCTAAAACCACGCAGGGAAGTTTGAGTATTAAAGGCGAAACCAATACCACGCTGGACATCAGCGGCAACCTGAGTTGGGTGAAAAACCGCCTTTCCGCCGAGTTTTCTGCCAATAGATATTCATCGGAAGGCTATGGTTTTCAAGATGATGAATATGCCAAAACCGTGAATCCCTTTGAAACTTATACCTATGCCACCAAATGGACTTATACCTTTAACCCCAAGTGGAAAATGCAAGTCTATGGGCGTTGGTACAATGAGAAAATAGATACAAAATCTCGCTATCAGGGCGAAAAAATAACGGGCACCTCTAACACGGTGGATTATAATATCGCACCCACGCTCACTTGGCAGCCATCGGAGAAGGTAACCTCTGTGCTAAGACTCTACCACACAGGGTTTCAGAATAATAGTGAACTTCGGTTTTTGTCCGACCAAAGCCTTTTTGATGATACTTTCTACCGTGAGCATTACCACAAAGCCGAAAATTTTACCGAACTGAAATGGATGCCTCAACTGCAAACCACTTTTGGCGCAGGGGTAATCTGGCAAGACATCGCGGCAACAAGGTATGATGATACCAAACACGCTACGCAATATTATGCATTGGCTCAGGCTTCTATCAAACCAATGGAGCGTTGGACTGTTTTGGCAGGGTTCCGCTGGGATAGCAATAGCATTTTTGGTTCGCAGTTTAACCCTAAACTCTCCACCGATTTTAAATTCTCCAAAACCATCACGCTAAGGACATCGGTGGGCAGAGGTTTTAAGGCACCAGATTTCCGCCAACTGTACCTTAATTTTACCAATAGTTTGGTGGGATATTCGGTGTTGGGAACACAAGAGGTGCAAACGATGATGGCAAAAATGCAGCAACAAGGGCTGATTAGTCAAGTGCTGATTTCTCCAGAGCACATTGCAGATTTAAAGGCGGAGAGCTCTTGGGCGTGGAATTTCGGTGGTGATGTTAAACCGATAAAAAACTTGAAAATCAACCTCAATATTTTTAGAAATCAGATTAAAAATTTAATCAATACCGCGGCAATTGCCAGAAAAACCAATGGTCAAAATGTGTTCTCTTATCGTAACCTTGACCGCGTGTTTACCCAAGGTATAGAGGCGGAACTAAGTTGGCAAATAGCGCCTTACCTTAACTTTTCAGGCGGTTACCAATACCTTGAAGCCAAAGATGAAACGGTATTAGAAAAAATTAAAAATGGCACCATCAGTAGCGGCGAGAATGATGCTGGCGTGCTCATCAAGCTCAAGCCTCACCATTATTTTGGAATTATAGGTCGTAGCAAACATACCTTTAATGCTAAAATTTTCTATCAAGACCAAAATGGCTGGCTGGCAAATGTCCGCACCATCTACCGAGGGCGTTATGGCTTTGCGGATTTAGATGGCAATGGCATCATCAATAATAAAAAGGAAACGGCGCCAGGGTATGTTCTGATGAATACCTCGGTGGGGAAAACTTGGCAACGCCGATACACCGTGCAGGTGGGCGTAGATAATGTGCTCAATTATCGAGATGCCTATTACAACCCCGAGTTCTATGGCAGGTTGTGGTGGCTTAATTTCAAAATAGATTTATAA
- a CDS encoding DUF6607 family protein has protein sequence MFNTILAQKKLALGLFLACGLSYAQKQEDVNAIKAMTGCYKVSFNFAETFSPNKDYEKTDSYHSRALEWITVADEKPGKVVLQHILVVNPEGEGKDAIVKHWRQDWLYQNTDFYTFDKENHWKFQSLPADAVKGQWTQVVYQVDDAPRYSASGTWIHADGKNYWEANADAPLPRREYTTRKDYNVLNRTNRQEIMPWGWLHFQDNTKILREDGKPDTIIAEEIGKEKYTKVDDARCLPAQKFWKEYAPLWAAVRQAWQTRLDQKKDLYTQPKTKDVHLYGPLMKLEPNQTKEAQDLVNRYILK, from the coding sequence ATGTTTAATACTATTTTAGCTCAAAAGAAATTAGCGCTGGGGCTATTCCTCGCTTGCGGTTTATCCTACGCTCAAAAACAAGAAGATGTGAACGCCATCAAGGCGATGACGGGGTGCTACAAGGTATCCTTCAACTTTGCAGAAACTTTCTCCCCTAACAAAGACTACGAAAAAACGGACAGCTATCACTCTCGTGCGTTAGAATGGATTACCGTTGCGGATGAAAAACCTGGCAAAGTTGTGCTACAGCACATTCTTGTCGTTAATCCAGAGGGCGAAGGTAAAGATGCCATAGTCAAACACTGGCGACAAGATTGGCTCTATCAAAACACTGATTTTTATACCTTTGACAAAGAAAACCATTGGAAATTCCAATCTTTACCTGCAGATGCCGTAAAGGGACAATGGACGCAAGTGGTTTATCAAGTTGATGATGCGCCACGCTATTCGGCTTCTGGAACTTGGATACACGCCGATGGCAAAAACTACTGGGAAGCCAATGCTGATGCGCCACTACCCCGCCGAGAGTACACCACAAGGAAAGATTATAATGTACTGAACCGTACCAACAGACAAGAAATTATGCCTTGGGGCTGGCTTCATTTTCAAGACAATACTAAAATTTTAAGAGAAGACGGCAAGCCTGATACCATCATCGCGGAAGAAATTGGAAAGGAAAAATACACCAAAGTAGATGATGCCCGCTGCCTGCCTGCACAAAAATTCTGGAAGGAATATGCTCCACTGTGGGCTGCCGTACGCCAAGCGTGGCAAACCAGATTAGACCAGAAAAAAGACCTCTACACACAGCCTAAAACTAAAGATGTGCACCTCTACGGTCCTCTGATGAAATTAGAGCCCAACCAAACCAAAGAAGCTCAAGATTTAGTGAACCGCTATATTCTAAAATAA
- a CDS encoding 3-oxoacyl-ACP synthase III family protein, with the protein MPKTIIKGMGYYVPDHVVTNDDLSQRMNTSDEWITERTGIKERRHRKNKIDAEETTAYLGYQAATKALDKAQLTAKDIDYIIFATLSPDYFFPGCGVILQEMLGCDTVGALDVRNQCSGFVYAMSVADAFIKAGVYKNILVVGAEIHSFGLDFSDEGRNVSVIFGDGAGAMVLSATEDENAGNILAVNMHSEGKYAEELAVKFPGTKYGWSDRLLTEPEAITKKELYPYMNGNFVFKHAVTRFPESILEALNKAGKTIEDLDMLIPHQANIRIAQYVQQLLKLPEDKVFINIQKYGNTTAASIPIALCEAIEEGKVKRGDLVCLSAFGSGFTWGSVLFEY; encoded by the coding sequence ATGCCAAAAACGATAATCAAAGGAATGGGCTACTATGTCCCAGACCATGTGGTAACCAATGATGATTTATCCCAGCGGATGAACACCAGTGATGAATGGATTACCGAACGCACAGGAATTAAGGAAAGACGCCACCGCAAAAATAAAATAGACGCCGAAGAAACCACGGCATATTTAGGCTACCAAGCTGCTACAAAAGCCCTTGACAAAGCGCAACTTACCGCTAAAGATATAGATTACATCATCTTTGCCACGCTGTCGCCAGATTATTTTTTCCCTGGTTGTGGGGTGATATTGCAAGAGATGTTAGGTTGCGATACCGTTGGCGCCTTAGATGTCCGCAACCAATGTTCGGGCTTTGTGTATGCTATGAGCGTGGCAGATGCCTTTATTAAAGCGGGTGTTTACAAAAACATCCTTGTGGTAGGCGCCGAAATTCATTCTTTTGGATTGGATTTTTCAGATGAAGGGCGTAATGTTTCTGTAATCTTTGGTGATGGTGCAGGGGCAATGGTCTTATCCGCTACCGAAGATGAAAACGCAGGTAATATTTTAGCCGTAAATATGCACTCCGAAGGGAAATACGCCGAAGAATTAGCCGTGAAATTCCCAGGAACGAAATACGGCTGGAGCGATAGACTTCTCACAGAGCCAGAAGCCATTACCAAGAAAGAACTTTACCCTTATATGAATGGTAATTTTGTCTTCAAACACGCCGTTACGCGCTTTCCAGAAAGTATTTTGGAGGCTTTAAATAAAGCGGGCAAAACCATAGAAGATTTAGATATGCTGATTCCGCACCAAGCCAACATCAGGATTGCGCAATATGTACAGCAATTGCTCAAACTACCAGAGGACAAAGTCTTCATCAATATCCAAAAATATGGCAACACCACGGCGGCATCTATTCCAATTGCCCTCTGCGAAGCCATAGAAGAAGGCAAGGTAAAACGCGGCGATTTGGTCTGTTTATCTGCCTTTGGCAGCGGCTTCACTTGGGGAAGCGTGTTGTTTGAGTATTAG